A single genomic interval of Oncorhynchus mykiss isolate Arlee chromosome 13, USDA_OmykA_1.1, whole genome shotgun sequence harbors:
- the LOC110485895 gene encoding keratin, type I cytoskeletal 19: MSIVASRSSSLRYSSGSGVVSSGLSSPGGMQSSSGLGYGRSRMSVSSVGSSRSPSVYGGAGGYGTRISQSSFSTDGPGQITIGANEKHTMQNLNDRLARYLEKVRSLEAANSKLELQIKEFYEMRSPTHKKDLSGFYATITDIRNKIHARSVENAQMILRVDNARVAADDFKMKFETEVNMRMTLEGDVARLRGVLDSFMLARGDLDMQIEGLKEELVYLRKNHEEEMHLIRTQQCGAVNVEMDCASSVDMSKVLEEMRTQYEGMVAKNQRDAAKWFESKVEVLQSQITTSTTEVKTSQSQVTDLKRTFQSLEIELHGLLTQKGYLEQSVADINGRHGSQLSQLQVCINSMEEELQQLNVSIQQQASEYQILLDIKMRLEMEIAEYRRLLDGEGFSKHVETRQEVRKVIVVEKIQEVQQVQEVVEEYNSHMQKRVRVIVEEMVDGKVVSTSVDEKVQDLN; the protein is encoded by the exons ATGTCCATTGTAGCCAGTCGCAGTAGTAGCCTTAGATACAGCTCAGGTAGCGGTGTCGTTTCGAGTGGCCTCAGTTCGCCTGGTGGGATGCAGTCTTCCAGCGGTTTGGGATACGGTAGGTCCCGTATGAGCGTGTCCTCTGTTGGGAGCAGTCGCTCGCCGAGTGTATATGGAGGTGCCGGGGGATACGGCACCCGTATCTCTCAATCTTCTTTCTCTACGGACGGGCCAGGTCAGATCACTATCGGTGCCAACGAGAAGCATACCATGCAGAATCTGAACGATCGTTTGGCCCGCTACCTGGAAAAG GTGCGCTCTCTAGAGGCAGCCAATAGCAAGTTGGAGTTGCAGATCAAAGAGTTCTACGAGATGAGATCACCGACTCACAAGAAGGACCTCAGTGGGTTCTATGCCACCATCACAGACATCCGCAACAAG ATCCATGCCAGGTCTGTGGAGAACGCTCAGATGATCCTGCGGGTGGATAATGCCAGAGTTGCAGCTGATGACTTCAAGATGAA GTTCGAGACGGAGGTTAACATGCGTATGACCTTGGAAGGGGATGTTGCTCGTCTGAGAGGAGTGCTGGACAGCTTTATGCTCGCCAGAGGAGACCTGGACATGCAGATTGAGGGGCTGAAGGAGGAGCTGGTCTACCTCAGGAAGAACCATGAGGAG GAGATgcatttgataaggacacagcaGTGTGGTGCTGTGAATGTGGAGATGGACTGTGCTTCCTCAGTGGACATGAGCAAGGTGCTGGAGGAGATGAGGACCCAGTATGAGGGCATGGTGGCGAAGAACCAGAGAGATGCTGCCAAGTGGTTTGAGAGCAAG gtggagGTGCTTCAGAGCCAGATCACCACCAGCACCACAGAGGTGAAGACCTCTCAGTCTCAGGTGACCGACCTGAAGAGGACCTTCCAGAGCCTGGAGATTGAACTGCATGGCCTGCTCACTCAG AAGGGGTACCTGGAGCAGAGCGTCGCTGATATAAACGGCCGCCACGGCTCCCAGCTGAGCCAGCTGCAGGTTTGTATCAAcagcatggaggaggagctgCAGCAGCTCAACGTCAGCATCCAGCAGCAGGCCTCCGAGTACCAGATCCTGCTGGACATCAAGATGAGGCTGGAGATGGAGATCGCTGAGTACAGGAGGCTGCTGGATGGAGAGGGATTCAG TAAGCATGTGGAGACCAGACAGGAGGTCAGGAAAGTGATCGTGGTCGAGAAGATCCAGGAAGTACAACAAGTCCAGGAAGTGGTGGAAG AGTATAACTCCCACATGCAGAAGCGGGTGAGGGTGATCGTGGAGGAGATGGTGGATGGGAAGGTGGTGTCCACCTCAGTTGATGAGAAGGTCCAGGATTTGAACTAA
- the LOC110487521 gene encoding keratin, type I cytoskeletal 16-like: protein MSMKMEGGVARLRGVLDSFTLTRGHLDSFTLTRSDLEMQIEGLKEELVYLRKNHEEEMHLMQTQQCGAVNVEMDCASSVDMSKVLEEMRTQYEGMVAKNQRDAAKWFESKVTDLKRTFQSLEIELHGLLTQKGYLEESADINGRHGSQLSQLQVCINSMGEELQQLKVSIQQQASEYQILLDIKMSLEMEIAEYRRLLDGEGFSKHVETRQEVRKVIGPGSGGRVQPTHAEEGDRGGDGGWKVVSLSLSLSLSRSYINNVMVAYCNISL from the exons ATGAGTATGAAGATGGAAGGGGGTGTGGCTCGTCTGAGAGGAGTCCTGGACAGCTTTACGCTCACCAGAGGACACCTGGACAGCTTTACGCTCACCAGATCTGACCTGGAGATGCAGATTGAGGGGCTGAAGGAGGAGCTGGTCTACCTCAGGAAGAACCATGAGGAG GAGATGCATTTGATGCAGACACAGCAGTGTGGTGCTGTGAATGTGGAGATGGACTGTGCTTCCTCAGTGGACATGAGCAAGGTGCTGGAGGAGATGAGGACCCAGTATGAGGGCATGGTGGCGAAGAACCAGAGAGATGCTGCCAAGTGGTTTGAGAGCAAG GTGACCGACCTGAAGAGGACCTTCCAGAGCCTGGAGATTGAACTGCATGGCCTGCTCACTCAG AAGGGGTACTTGGAGGAGAGCGCTGATATAAACGGCCGCCACGGCTCCCAGCTGAGCCAGCTGCAGGTTTGTATCAACAGCATGGGGGAGGAGCTGCAACAGCTCAAAGTCAGCATCCAGCAGCAGGCCTCCGAGTACCAGATCCTCCTGGACATCAAGATGAGTCTGGAGATGGAGATCGCTGAGTACAGGAGGCTGCTGGATGGAGAGGGATTCAG TAAGCATGTGGAGACCAGACAGGAGGTCAGGAAAGTGATCGGTCCAGGAAGTGGTGGAAG AGTACAACCCACACATGCAGAAGAGGGTGATCGTGGAGGAGATGGTGGATGGaaggtggtctctctctctctctctctctctctctctcgctcatataTAAATAATGTCATGGTCGCATACTGTAATATTTCCCTTTAG